A genomic region of Tsukamurella pulmonis contains the following coding sequences:
- a CDS encoding amino acid permease: MTATQARHHDSDDLAELGYQPQLRRSLGTFASFAAGFSFVSILTTIFQLFGLGYSLGGAAFFWTWPLVYLGQFLVALCFAEMAARYPISGAIYQWSRRLGGEVVGWFGGWFMILAQIVTASAAAIALQVVLPTVWSGFQIIGDDASLTSPSGAANAVLLGTVLLIITTTINCIGVHWMSRINAIGVTCELVGVVAVIGALAMHAQRGPQVVFDTSHVASAGSGGYLGAFIVSGLMAAYVMVGFGSAGELAEETVNPRRVAPRTIRFALTASAVGGGLMLLAALMAAPTLGEELAAGGLPYVLQSVLGSFWGKVLLIDVAVAVFICTLAIQTACSRLIFSMARDHRLPFSERLSRVNPRTQAPVAPAVLIGILCVAVLLVNVGNPAIFATLASVCIVLIYLAYLSVTVPMLYQRLRGWPHGADVRDSEGRPVFTLGRWGVPINAAAVLYGGAMVINLAWPRAEIYDPAGQSPLLQWAGPITVGIAIVAGIACFPRHAHPRPVTAVLPNLPATKGI; this comes from the coding sequence ATGACAGCAACCCAAGCCCGACACCATGATTCGGATGATCTGGCAGAACTCGGCTACCAGCCGCAGCTGCGCCGCTCGCTGGGGACGTTCGCGTCGTTCGCCGCCGGCTTCTCGTTCGTGTCCATCCTCACCACCATCTTCCAGCTGTTCGGCCTCGGTTACTCCCTCGGCGGGGCGGCCTTCTTCTGGACCTGGCCGCTGGTCTACCTCGGCCAGTTCCTGGTCGCGCTGTGCTTCGCCGAGATGGCCGCCCGCTACCCGATCTCCGGCGCGATCTACCAGTGGTCGCGGCGCCTCGGCGGCGAGGTGGTCGGCTGGTTCGGCGGCTGGTTCATGATCCTCGCGCAGATCGTGACCGCCTCGGCGGCCGCCATCGCGCTCCAGGTGGTCCTGCCCACCGTGTGGTCGGGCTTCCAGATCATCGGCGACGACGCCTCCCTCACCAGCCCCAGCGGCGCCGCCAACGCCGTCCTGCTCGGCACCGTCCTGCTGATCATCACCACCACCATCAACTGCATCGGCGTGCACTGGATGAGCCGCATCAACGCCATCGGCGTCACCTGCGAGCTCGTCGGCGTGGTCGCCGTCATCGGGGCGCTGGCGATGCACGCCCAGCGCGGTCCCCAGGTCGTCTTCGACACCTCGCACGTCGCGTCCGCCGGTTCGGGCGGCTACCTCGGCGCGTTCATCGTCTCCGGCCTCATGGCCGCCTACGTGATGGTCGGCTTCGGCTCGGCCGGTGAGCTCGCCGAGGAGACCGTCAACCCCCGCCGTGTCGCGCCGCGCACCATCCGGTTCGCGCTCACCGCCTCGGCCGTCGGCGGCGGCCTCATGCTGCTCGCCGCCCTCATGGCCGCGCCGACGCTGGGGGAGGAGCTCGCCGCCGGCGGCCTGCCCTACGTCCTGCAGTCCGTCCTCGGCTCGTTCTGGGGGAAGGTCCTCCTGATCGACGTGGCCGTCGCCGTCTTCATCTGCACCCTCGCCATCCAGACGGCGTGCAGCCGCCTGATCTTCTCCATGGCCCGCGATCACCGCCTCCCGTTCTCCGAGCGTCTCTCCCGCGTGAACCCGCGCACCCAGGCGCCCGTCGCCCCGGCCGTGCTCATCGGGATCCTGTGCGTCGCCGTCCTGCTCGTGAACGTCGGCAATCCCGCGATCTTCGCCACCCTCGCCAGCGTCTGCATCGTGCTCATCTACCTCGCCTACCTGTCGGTGACGGTGCCGATGCTCTACCAGCGGCTCCGCGGCTGGCCGCACGGCGCCGACGTCCGCGACTCCGAGGGCAGGCCCGTATTCACCCTGGGCCGCTGGGGCGTGCCGATCAACGCCGCCGCCGTCCTCTACGGCGGGGCGATGGTGATCAACCTCGCCTGGCCCCGCGCCGAGATCTACGACCCCGCAGGACAATCCCCGCTACTGCAATGGGCCGGACCGATCACGGTCGGTATCGCGATCGTCGCGGGCATTGCCTGCTTCCCGCGCCACGCGCACCCGCGCCCCGTCACCGCCGTCCTCCCGAACCTCCCCGCC
- a CDS encoding TetR/AcrR family transcriptional regulator: MTEANGGAETAGRRGRPRANDPRRPGATAVEEILDAAAELFTQRGYAATSTRQIAEAVGIRQASLYHYFPTKGEILTALLEATVQAPLTLARSVASADGAPLGRLLTLARSDAGQLLAARYNLGALYHLPELAAEEFAEFRSDRAELASHYRSLAVAVLGDDTDPRTLLPFRLVESVIGLRSDGAVSPGREDALVDAICEAIERVLA; the protein is encoded by the coding sequence GTGACGGAGGCGAACGGTGGGGCGGAAACCGCAGGTAGACGGGGCCGACCGCGGGCGAACGATCCGCGTCGGCCCGGCGCCACGGCCGTCGAGGAGATTCTGGACGCCGCGGCCGAGTTGTTCACCCAGCGCGGGTACGCGGCCACGTCGACCCGGCAGATCGCGGAGGCCGTGGGAATCCGGCAGGCGTCGCTCTACCACTACTTCCCCACCAAGGGCGAGATCCTGACCGCACTGTTGGAGGCCACGGTGCAGGCCCCGCTCACGCTCGCGCGCTCCGTCGCCTCCGCCGACGGTGCGCCTCTCGGCCGGCTGTTGACGTTGGCCCGGTCCGACGCCGGCCAGCTGCTGGCGGCGCGCTACAACCTGGGCGCGCTCTACCACCTGCCCGAGCTCGCGGCCGAGGAGTTCGCCGAGTTCCGATCGGACCGGGCGGAGCTGGCGTCGCACTACCGCTCTCTGGCTGTCGCTGTTCTCGGTGACGACACCGATCCGCGCACGCTCCTGCCGTTCCGGCTCGTGGAGTCCGTGATCGGCCTGCGCTCCGACGGTGCCGTCTCCCCCGGTCGCGAAGACGCGCTCGTCGACGCCATCTGTGAGGCGATCGAGCGGGTGCTGGCCTGA
- the gndA gene encoding NADP-dependent phosphogluconate dehydrogenase — MSSNDAKANIGVVGMAVMGSNLARNLASREGNTVAIYNRSPEKTHDVVKNHPEANFVASDTIDEFVASLAKPRTAIIMVQAGAGTDAVIEQLQERFEPGDIIVDGGNANFHDTIAREAKIAPTGIHFVGAGISGGEEGALKGPSIMPGGTAESYKTLGPILASIAAVAEGEACVTHVGTDGAGHFVKMIHNGIEYADMELIGEAYDLLRNVAGYTPAQISDLFATWNEGPLNSYLIEITIDILKHVDAETGKPFVDIVTDQAGSKGTGVWTVQTALDLGVPVGGVAEAVFGRAVSSKRNQRDAVQALGIERPTAPRVDDSFVDDVAKALYASKIVAYAQGFDAIIAGAEKYGWNIDKGAVAKIWRGGCIIRAQFLNVLADAYAENPNLATLLEAPYFAQAIRDGEDAWRRVVITATQAAVPIPGFATALSYFDSLNVDRLPAALVQGQRDFFGAHTYKRVDKPGTFHTLWSGDRSEITTD, encoded by the coding sequence ATGAGCAGCAACGACGCCAAGGCGAATATCGGAGTGGTGGGGATGGCGGTGATGGGCTCCAACCTGGCCCGCAACCTGGCGTCCCGGGAGGGCAACACCGTAGCGATCTACAACCGCTCGCCGGAGAAGACGCACGATGTGGTGAAGAACCATCCCGAGGCGAACTTCGTTGCCAGCGACACCATCGACGAGTTCGTCGCCAGCTTGGCCAAGCCGCGCACCGCGATCATCATGGTGCAGGCCGGCGCGGGCACGGACGCGGTGATCGAACAGCTGCAGGAGCGGTTCGAGCCGGGCGACATCATCGTCGACGGCGGCAACGCGAACTTCCACGACACCATCGCCCGCGAGGCGAAGATCGCGCCGACGGGCATCCACTTCGTCGGCGCCGGCATCTCCGGCGGCGAGGAGGGCGCGCTCAAGGGCCCGTCGATCATGCCCGGCGGCACCGCCGAGTCGTACAAGACCCTCGGCCCGATCCTCGCGTCGATCGCTGCGGTCGCGGAGGGCGAGGCCTGCGTGACCCACGTGGGCACCGATGGCGCCGGCCACTTCGTCAAGATGATCCACAACGGCATCGAGTACGCCGACATGGAGCTCATCGGCGAGGCCTACGACCTGCTGCGCAACGTCGCCGGCTACACGCCCGCCCAGATCTCCGACCTCTTCGCGACGTGGAACGAGGGGCCGCTCAACAGCTACCTCATCGAGATCACCATCGACATCCTCAAGCACGTCGACGCGGAGACGGGCAAGCCCTTCGTCGACATCGTCACCGACCAGGCCGGTAGCAAGGGCACCGGCGTGTGGACCGTGCAGACCGCCCTGGACCTGGGCGTGCCGGTCGGCGGCGTCGCCGAGGCCGTCTTCGGCCGCGCCGTCTCCTCCAAGCGCAACCAGCGCGACGCGGTGCAGGCTCTCGGTATCGAGCGCCCCACGGCCCCGCGGGTCGACGACTCCTTCGTCGACGACGTCGCGAAGGCCCTCTACGCCTCCAAGATCGTCGCCTACGCCCAGGGCTTCGACGCGATCATCGCCGGCGCGGAGAAGTACGGCTGGAACATCGACAAGGGCGCCGTCGCCAAGATCTGGCGCGGCGGCTGCATCATCCGGGCCCAGTTCCTCAACGTCCTCGCCGACGCCTACGCCGAGAACCCGAACCTCGCCACGCTGCTCGAGGCCCCGTACTTCGCGCAGGCCATCCGCGACGGCGAGGACGCCTGGCGCCGCGTCGTCATCACCGCCACCCAGGCCGCCGTCCCGATCCCGGGCTTCGCGACGGCGCTGAGCTACTTCGACTCGCTCAACGTGGACCGCCTGCCCGCCGCGCTCGTCCAGGGCCAGCGCGACTTCTTCGGCGCGCACACCTACAAGCGCGTCGACAAGCCCGGCACCTTCCACACGCTGTGGTCGGGAGACCGCAGCGAGATCACGACGGACTAG
- a CDS encoding very short patch repair endonuclease, giving the protein MNSWASSDAVRRSMMSNRRKDTRPELALRREVHRLGLRYFVDRAPLSKMRRRRADLVFPRLKVAVYLDGCFWHGCPEHHSVSKTNAEFWATKVANNRARDEDTNRRLEEAGWTVIRVWEHEDPAVAAAEIKAVVEKAKRYRPKNR; this is encoded by the coding sequence GTGAATTCTTGGGCGTCGTCAGATGCCGTGCGGCGGTCGATGATGTCGAACCGTCGTAAGGACACTCGTCCAGAGCTGGCGCTTCGTCGGGAAGTGCACCGACTCGGTCTTAGGTATTTCGTCGATCGTGCGCCGCTATCGAAGATGCGGCGCCGACGCGCTGACTTGGTCTTCCCTCGGCTGAAGGTGGCGGTCTATCTGGACGGTTGCTTCTGGCACGGATGCCCGGAGCATCACTCGGTGAGTAAGACCAACGCGGAGTTCTGGGCGACCAAGGTTGCGAACAACCGTGCCAGGGACGAGGACACCAACCGGCGTCTCGAGGAAGCAGGCTGGACGGTGATCCGTGTGTGGGAACACGAGGACCCGGCGGTCGCGGCAGCGGAGATCAAGGCCGTCGTCGAGAAGGCGAAGAGGTACCGCCCGAAGAACAGGTGA
- a CDS encoding FRG domain-containing protein, whose amino-acid sequence MEDSQQMDIADQPRICSISDLMQALAPITADGRELWYRGHRDASWFLTPSAFRSTGRTEAEGAMLARFRQEAAAAGTQYAFDKWGWITFAQHHSLPTRLLDWSQSPLVALFFATEKDSDANALSDVAGEFFVLDPAKLNRDAGDDDGGHPRLLSESDSLLSKYLPGQEGDQRSKPRSVLAPLLFDRIRFQNGTFTVSQSPTGSSSTEPLRQAAALQSFTVPEDSKRNLREELDTLGFNEVSIYRDLDRIARRITAGAEQRAS is encoded by the coding sequence ATGGAGGACTCACAGCAAATGGATATCGCCGATCAGCCCAGAATATGCTCCATATCGGACTTGATGCAGGCACTCGCGCCAATAACGGCCGACGGCAGAGAGCTGTGGTATCGCGGACACCGAGATGCGTCATGGTTTCTCACCCCGTCTGCATTTCGAAGTACCGGGCGCACAGAAGCAGAGGGGGCAATGCTGGCACGTTTTCGCCAAGAAGCAGCCGCCGCCGGCACCCAATATGCGTTCGACAAATGGGGATGGATTACGTTCGCGCAGCACCACTCCCTACCAACTCGCCTCTTAGACTGGTCTCAGAGCCCTCTGGTCGCACTATTTTTTGCAACCGAGAAAGACTCAGACGCCAATGCACTCAGTGACGTTGCTGGCGAGTTTTTCGTACTTGACCCAGCCAAACTTAACCGGGACGCCGGCGATGACGACGGGGGGCACCCACGGCTGCTGTCCGAGAGTGACAGCCTGCTGTCAAAGTACCTCCCCGGACAGGAAGGCGACCAACGTTCGAAACCGCGATCAGTCCTCGCGCCCTTACTGTTTGATCGAATCCGCTTCCAGAATGGCACCTTCACAGTGTCGCAGTCCCCGACGGGTTCATCAAGCACGGAGCCTCTCCGGCAAGCGGCAGCCTTGCAGTCATTCACCGTTCCAGAAGATTCGAAACGGAACCTTCGAGAAGAACTGGACACACTCGGATTTAACGAGGTATCGATCTACCGCGATCTCGACCGGATAGCTCGTCGAATAACAGCGGGAGCGGAGCAGCGAGCATCATGA